One Candidatus Ornithobacterium hominis genomic region harbors:
- a CDS encoding acetyl-CoA hydrolase/transferase family protein, whose amino-acid sequence MIYKSLKEAVSLIKSGDRVFIHSAGMAPSPLIDAMADEYERLENVEIVSIHTEGSAKYVMEPYNQSFKTNVFFVGQNVRNAVNESLATYTPIFLSEVHQLFRKNILPIDVALIHVSPPDEHGFCSLGASVDISLPATETAKKIIALVNPLVPRVHGDGFIHKSKIDVAVEHNEPLNSIKLPEPNASEKKIGANVAELIEDGATLQIGIGAIPNVVLDNLKNHQRLGIHTEMFSDGILPLVESGVITGEEKKIKPGKIVSCFALGSQKLYDFINENPIVQFKEAAYTNDTSIIRQNPKVTAINSAVEVDLTGQVCAESIGSYHFSGVGGQIDYVRGAAHSEGGKPIFAFSARTKNGKSKIVPQLKLGAAVTTTRAHVHYIATEYGVINLFGKSLKERARLLISIAHPDDRELLEKQAFEILHIKI is encoded by the coding sequence ATGATTTACAAAAGTTTAAAAGAAGCTGTAAGCCTTATTAAATCAGGAGATCGTGTGTTCATTCATAGTGCTGGAATGGCTCCTAGCCCTCTAATTGATGCGATGGCAGATGAGTATGAAAGATTAGAAAATGTAGAAATCGTTTCAATTCATACAGAGGGTTCTGCAAAATATGTGATGGAGCCTTATAATCAATCATTTAAAACAAATGTGTTTTTTGTAGGTCAGAATGTAAGAAATGCTGTTAATGAAAGTTTAGCAACCTATACTCCTATTTTTTTGAGCGAAGTACATCAGTTATTTAGAAAAAATATCTTGCCGATAGATGTGGCTTTGATTCATGTTTCACCACCAGATGAGCATGGGTTCTGCTCTCTCGGTGCTTCGGTTGATATTTCGTTGCCTGCTACAGAGACTGCTAAAAAAATCATTGCACTGGTTAACCCTCTAGTGCCCAGAGTGCATGGCGATGGCTTTATACACAAAAGTAAAATTGATGTGGCTGTAGAACATAATGAGCCGCTAAACTCGATAAAGTTGCCTGAGCCTAATGCTAGCGAAAAGAAAATCGGGGCGAATGTTGCTGAATTGATAGAAGATGGGGCTACTTTGCAAATTGGCATAGGTGCTATTCCCAATGTAGTTTTAGATAATTTGAAAAATCATCAGCGCCTAGGGATTCATACCGAGATGTTTTCTGACGGAATATTACCTTTGGTGGAATCAGGTGTCATCACTGGTGAGGAGAAGAAAATCAAACCAGGTAAGATCGTCAGTTGTTTTGCCTTGGGCAGCCAGAAACTCTATGATTTCATTAATGAAAATCCTATTGTTCAATTCAAAGAAGCTGCTTACACCAACGATACTTCTATCATCAGGCAAAACCCTAAGGTAACAGCTATAAATAGTGCTGTGGAAGTTGATTTAACAGGGCAGGTTTGTGCGGAATCTATTGGCAGTTATCATTTCTCTGGCGTTGGCGGACAGATTGACTACGTACGTGGAGCGGCACATTCAGAAGGCGGAAAGCCTATTTTTGCTTTTAGTGCAAGAACCAAGAATGGAAAATCTAAAATCGTACCCCAGCTCAAATTAGGAGCAGCCGTCACAACAACTCGTGCGCATGTACATTATATCGCCACAGAGTATGGAGTTATAAATCTTTTTGGGAAAAGTTTAAAGGAAAGAGCTAGATTGCTTATTTCTATTGCTCACCCCGATGATAGAGAATTATTGGAAAAACAAGCTTTTGAAATTCTTCACATTAAAATTTAA
- the ubiE gene encoding bifunctional demethylmenaquinone methyltransferase/2-methoxy-6-polyprenyl-1,4-benzoquinol methylase UbiE: protein MSQKIKPYNTQKSKKNEVEEMFDNISSKYDFLNRLLSARIDVLWRNQVVSKAKKENPEKILDVATGTGDLAIALARKIKASKITGYDLSAGMLQIGKQKISKKNLQNRIEMIQGDAENMPFDDDSFDAITVAFGVRNFENLDQGLTEFYRVLKPGGKLFILEFSQPQKFPMKQLYQFYSYRILPAIGQLFSRDSRAYTYLPESVSAFPHGEEMLNILKKNQFKQVKDKKLSFGISSIYEAIK, encoded by the coding sequence ATGTCACAAAAAATAAAACCATACAATACCCAAAAATCCAAAAAAAATGAAGTGGAAGAAATGTTTGACAATATTTCTTCTAAATACGATTTCCTAAACCGCTTGCTTTCGGCTCGCATAGATGTGCTTTGGCGAAACCAAGTTGTGAGTAAAGCCAAAAAAGAAAATCCTGAAAAAATTCTTGACGTCGCCACTGGGACTGGTGACTTAGCCATTGCCTTAGCAAGAAAAATAAAGGCTTCAAAAATCACAGGCTACGATCTCTCTGCTGGTATGTTACAAATTGGGAAGCAGAAAATAAGTAAAAAAAACTTACAAAATCGCATCGAAATGATTCAGGGAGATGCAGAAAATATGCCGTTTGATGATGATTCCTTTGATGCTATAACAGTCGCTTTTGGGGTAAGAAATTTTGAAAATTTAGACCAAGGTTTAACTGAATTCTACCGTGTGCTAAAACCAGGCGGGAAATTATTTATTTTAGAATTTTCTCAACCACAGAAATTTCCTATGAAGCAATTGTATCAATTTTATTCATACCGTATTTTGCCTGCAATCGGTCAATTATTCTCCAGAGATAGCCGTGCCTATACCTATTTGCCTGAGTCGGTTTCCGCCTTTCCGCACGGTGAAGAAATGCTCAATATTTTGAAGAAAAATCAATTTAAGCAAGTCAAAGATAAAAAACTTAGCTTTGGGATCTCAAGTATATATGAAGCAATCAAATAA
- a CDS encoding porin family protein — MKNFITLLVFFCFCTIQAQFRVNYDKKDKFTELDQQRFSWGYFIGLNHFNFNVHPVHQNQLNPTGVGINSYGKFNVYSDNKLGFSAGLMGRMKVSEYFDLFIQPGIHFTERILHFNHIEVGKTYNKPDPKNPYDPHFSSGTFTATEGSKTRAVKSTYLDLPLFIQLHGDRWFNTRPYIQAGFGYMANLQSNQNSQDDNEDGIFRLKSNNYNYQIETGISIYFNRFRLTPSVKGVFLLNNELIPDDIDTPQIWAGSVKSLKTRAILFSLKFE; from the coding sequence ATGAAAAATTTTATAACACTATTGGTTTTCTTTTGTTTCTGCACAATTCAGGCACAATTCAGAGTAAATTATGACAAAAAAGATAAATTTACTGAGCTAGACCAGCAGCGTTTTTCTTGGGGGTACTTTATTGGTTTAAATCACTTTAATTTTAATGTCCACCCTGTTCATCAAAATCAATTAAATCCTACGGGTGTTGGCATCAATTCTTACGGGAAATTCAATGTTTATTCTGATAATAAGTTGGGGTTCTCTGCTGGATTGATGGGGCGGATGAAAGTCAGTGAATATTTCGATCTTTTCATTCAGCCAGGGATTCATTTCACTGAGCGTATTTTACACTTTAATCACATAGAAGTAGGGAAAACTTACAACAAACCAGACCCTAAGAATCCTTATGACCCACATTTTAGTTCAGGAACATTTACTGCAACTGAAGGTTCAAAAACGAGAGCAGTCAAATCTACTTATCTAGATTTACCACTTTTCATTCAGCTGCATGGTGACCGCTGGTTCAACACTCGTCCTTATATTCAAGCTGGTTTTGGGTATATGGCAAATTTGCAAAGCAATCAAAATTCCCAAGATGATAATGAAGATGGAATTTTCCGTTTGAAAAGTAATAATTATAATTACCAAATTGAAACTGGTATTAGTATTTATTTCAATCGATTTAGGTTGACACCTTCAGTCAAAGGAGTTTTTTTACTAAACAACGAATTGATTCCTGACGATATAGACACGCCCCAGATTTGGGCAGGTTCTGTCAAGTCATTGAAAACCAGAGCGATTTTATTTAGCTTAAAATTTGAATAA